The proteins below come from a single Pichia kudriavzevii chromosome 2, complete sequence genomic window:
- a CDS encoding uncharacterized protein (PKUD0B08730; similar to Saccharomyces cerevisiae YLR352W; ancestral locus Anc_4.185) → METVAPLDSFNTFQGYSSSESNTNNRSSLSRTPSFLNSNLEIRNTDDINHHFKHLLPFSIEIMDKIIGYAYYLDAPNVIHEGDSNSDEFHNEKITIPIDSSNLTKGRYSNLHNLMQVNSGFHFLCLQYQYRYAKFIRSFNFSKFLFNLINTNDLGNYVKFLDFQEFTAVGLGKSVENIVKIPNLTSVTLLKCLQLCRCNLSTLLLSESIDTDIDYEIIDFIFNGLKSLRNLDFCGISNNSLIEYFQRLRINETLKIENLSFHECMNIPTTIFEKILLSADNLKRLDLSHTQITLESLISSLSPNIRLTHLSLRKCAQLGTIKGLFKLLQHPSIAGDELEPSQMIWLNIQHCFSSDTLTGERIDKLVDVLSDNAPNLKYLNMNGYANVNTDHLLKISENFRNLESLSLSDLNINYWDFKDLEILKNLSNIQNLKFLDFSNSLYNFTNLKTIIEHTNVLVLEVKPRLSDLLSHIFQVKSQFWRVFNNKGISRRCWVHLLNNIKESEYFDNYENEMSGSRLVEWNSNGDLVLRKIKKVDWLGLACVKVNCFSDPCDENSEIDKDFGNDKSVRGLYKYYALNV, encoded by the coding sequence atggaAACAGTAGCTCCATTGGACTCATTCAACACTTTCCAAGGCTACTCCTCTAGCGAATCaaataccaacaacagaagCAGCTTAAGTAGAACCCCGTCTTTTCTTAACAGTAATCTTGAAATCAGAAACACAGATGATATTAACCACCATTTCAAGCATCTACTACCTTTTTCCATTGAAATAATGGATAAAATAATAGGCTATGCCTATTATTTAGATGCTCCAAACGTTATCCATGAGGGTGATAGTAATAGTGATGAATTTcataatgaaaaaattacaatTCCAATAGACTCAAGCAATTTAACGAAAGGTCGTTATTCGAATCTACACAACTTAATGCAGGTGAACTCAGGGTTCCATTTCCTCTGTCTTCAATATCAGTATAGGTATGCCAAGTTTATAAGGTCCTTTAATTTCAGCAAATTCCTATTCAATCtaataaatacaaatgATTTGGGGAATTATGTTAAGTTCTTAGATTTCCAAGAATTCACAGCTGTTGGTTTAGGTAAGTCGGTTGAAAACATAGTCAAAATACCAAACCTAACTAGTGTAACATTATTAAAATGTTTACAGCTTTGTCGTTGTAACTTGAGCACATTACTATTAAGTGAAAGTATTGATACTGACATTGACTACGaaattattgattttatatttAACGGACTGAAAAGTTTGAGGAACTTGGATTTTTGTGGTATCTCAAATAACAGCTTGATTGAATACTTCCAAAGACTAAGAATAAAtgaaactttgaagattgaaaatttatcaTTTCATGAATGCATGAATATACCAACCACgatttttgagaaaatattATTATCTGCagataatttgaaaagattggaTTTATCGCATACACAAATTACACTTGAATCGTTGATTAGCTCATTAAGCCCAAACATTAGATTGACACATCTATCATTGAGAAAGTGTGCGCAATTGGGCACAATCAAAGGactattcaaattattacAACATCCTTCGATTGCTGGTGATGAGTTAGAACCATCTCAAATGATTTGGCTAAATATTCAGCACTGTTTCTCAAGTGACACACTAACAGGTGAAAGGATCGACAAACTAGTCGATGTTTTATCTGATAACGCGCCTAACTTGAAGTATTTGAATATGAACGGCTATGCAAATGTGAACACCGACCATTTATTAAAAATATCGGAGAATTTCAGGAATCTAGAAAGTTTGTCACTAAGTGATTTGAATATCAATTACTGggatttcaaagatttggaaattttgaagaatctgaGCAATATACAAAATCTAaagtttttggatttttcgAATTCTTTGTATAATTTCACAAACTTGAAGACGATTATTGAACATACGAATGTTTTGGTATTGGAGGTTAAACCAAGGTTGAGTGACCTTCTGTCAcatattttccaagttaAATCTCAGTTCTGGCGTGTCTTCAATAATAAAGGTATATCACGCAGATGTTGGGTTCATTTATtgaacaatatcaaagaaagcGAATATTTTGATAACTACGAGAATGAAATGAGCGGCTCTAGATTAGTCGAGTGGAATTCAAATGGTGATCTAGTGCTAAGGAAAATCAAGAAGGTCGATTGGCTTGGTTTGGCATGTGTCAAAGTCAATTGCTTTAGCGATCCCTGTGACGAAAACAGCGAGATAGATAAGGATTTTGGAAATGACAAAAGTGTGAGAGGCTTGTACAAATACTATGCTCTAAACGTATAA
- a CDS encoding uncharacterized protein (PKUD0B08770; similar to Saccharomyces cerevisiae YPR108W (RPN7); ancestral locus Anc_3.423) has translation MSDNNTANETAPVPSFELADTVFLAQQEENEQLINKITKSIRDADMGPYYYYLYYDMKLPGLEWDQSLYDEMIKSSEAKVKDIESEIEKLEKEDESEIEVLKKWTQLGEYYAQIGDSEKAEKTILKTIELAPSTGSKIDLLLLISRIGFFYNDLIFVKKYLDKAKTLIDKGGDWERRNKYKTYYGVYLVSIRQFEEASQLLHDSLTTFTCTELTTYEKIAQYAIMSGSITFERNDLKGKLIESSEILSVNSNNDLLLPIYKLVKSLYFTEYINFFPSLLETYDLILVKDRNLKPHADYYLREIRCRAYSQLLESYRTLSLKSMAKSFGVGIEFLDDDLSKFIPNKKLNCIIDRVEGIVQTNRSENKNAQYHQLIKNGDALLTKLQKYGAAVRLSGAEKV, from the coding sequence ATGAGTGACAATAATACGGCCAATGAAACAGCACCAGTCCCTAGTTTTGAACTTGCAGACACTGTATTTCTAGCACaacaagaggaaaatgaaCAATTGATTAATAAAATTACCAAAAGTATTCGTGATGCAGATATGGGACCTTATTACTATTACCTTTATTATGACATGAAGCTCCCAGGCTTAGAGTGGGACCAGTCTTTGTATGATGAGATGATAAAGTCGAGTGAAGCCAAGGTGAAGGACATTGAGtcagaaattgaaaagctTGAGAAGGAAGATGAATCGGAAATCGAGGTTCTTAAAAAATGGACACAATTGGGAGAATACTATGCTCAAATTGGAGATAGTGAAAAGGCAGAAAAGACTATTCTCAAAACGATCGAGTTGGCACCAAGCACTGGATCCAAGATTGATCTACTCTTATTGATATCCAGAATTGGGTTTTTCTACAACGATTTGATTTTCGTGAAGAAGTACCTTGACAAGGCGAAAACTCTAATTGACAAAGGTGGTGATTGGgagagaagaaacaagTATAAAACGTATTATGGAGTCTACTTGGTTTCAATCAGGCAATTTGAGGAGGCAAGCCAATTATTGCATGACTCGTTAACTACATTTACCTGTACTGAGTTGACTACGTACGAGAAGATTGCACAGTACGCCATTATGAGCGGATCAATCACATTTGAGAGGAACGACTTGAAGGgtaaattgattgaaagTTCAGAGATTTTGTCGGTCAATTCCAACAATGATTTGTTATTACCAATTTACAAGTTAGTCAAGTCTTTGTACTTTACCGAGtatatcaattttttcccATCATTGTTAGAAACCTACGATTTGATTCTAGTAAAGGACAGAAACCTCAAGCCACATGCAGACTATTATTTACGGGAAATACGTTGTCGTGCGTATAGTCAATTGTTGGAGAGTTATAGGACGCTATCTCTAAAGTCCATGGCGAAATCGTTTGGCGTTGGAATCGAATTTTTAGACGATGATTTGAGCAAATTCATTCCCAATAAGAAGCTAAACTGTATTATCGATCGAGTCGAAGGCATTGTTCAAACCAATAGAagtgaaaacaaaaatgcCCAGTATCACCAATTGATCAAAAACGGTGATGCCTTGTTGACCAAGTTGCAGAAGTACGGTGCTGCAGTTCGTCTAAGCGGAGCTGAAAAAGTTTAG
- a CDS encoding uncharacterized protein (PKUD0B08720; Pfam Domains: Cu_amine_oxid(1.4e-216)|Cu_amine_oxidN3(8.6e- 36)|Cu_amine_oxidN2(1.2e-24)), producing MERLSQIAKQASASAAPLPKPHHPLDPLSVTEIKAATTIIKNYFSGRTIVFNTITVREPTKKAYLEWKEQNGPFPPRIAYYVIMEKGVPGIKDGLVDLVNMQVMSVQPLANSQPILTVEDLIGTEEIIRRDPNVIEQCGVVGIPASEMHKVYCDPWTIGYDERWGASRRLQQALLYYRSDEDDSQYSHPLDFCPIVDTEEKKVIYIDIPNRRRKVSKYPNANFYPKDMVKKYGKMREGLTPINVTQPEGVSFKMDGNLMSWNNYTFHVGFNYREGIVLSDIHYNDHGNNRPIFHRLSLSEMIVPYGSPDFPHQRKHALDIGEYGAGYMTNPLSLGCDCKGVIHYLDAHFADRAGDPITVKHAVCIHEEDDGLLFKHSDFRDAFATSIVTRSTRLIISQIFTAANYEYCIYWNFLQDGAIRLDIKLTGILNTYQLDDEAGETPGKWGCRVYPNVNAHNHQHLFALRIHPRIDGDGNSVAVSDGVAAEEPVGSVENMYGNGFYAKSKVFETVQDSLTQFQNGRTWDIFNPKKKNEYSGKPPSYKLVSFQCPPLFAKPGALVYKRAPWASNTIQVVKYEEDRLYPSGDHVPQWSGDGNVGMRKWIGDGTDKITDADILVYHTFGISHFPAPEDFPLMPAEPITLMLRPRHFFLENPALDITPSHAMTTSEARKAGNVEVVSQTDKTSRYAFKETPGQGCCTRFSKP from the coding sequence ATGGAAAGATTATCTCAAATTGCAAAGCAGGCTTCAGCTTCTGCTGCGCCATTGCCAAAGCCCCACCATCCTTTAGACCCTTTATCTGTTACGGAGATTAAGGCTGCTACAACTATTATAAAGAATTATTTTTCCGGTAGAActattgttttcaatactATTACTGTTAGGGAACCAACCAAAAAGGCATACCTCGAATGGAAGGAACAAAATGGCCCATTTCCTCCAAGAATTGCTTATTATGTTATTATGGAAAAAGGCGTTCCTGGTATTAAGGATGGTTTAGTTGATTTGGTTAACATGCAGGTCATGTCCGTTCAACCATTAGCTAACTCCCAACCAATTTTaactgttgaagatttaATTGGCactgaagaaattattaGGAGAGATCCAAATGTTATCGAACAATGTGGTGTTGTTGGAATCCCAGCGAGTGAAATGCACAAAGTTTATTGTGACCCATGGACTATTGGTTATGATGAAAGATGGGGAGCATCTAGAAGATTGCAACAAGCTCTTTTGTACTACAGATccgatgaagatgattcTCAATACTCTCATCCTTTAGACTTCTGTCCAATTGTTGATACcgaagaaaagaaggtgATCTACATCGACATTCCaaatagaagaagaaaggtTTCCAAATACCCAAATGCTAACTTCTATCCTAAGGATATGGTCAAAAAGTATGGTAAGATGAGAGAAGGTTTAACACCTATCAATGTTACTCAACCTGAAGGTGTTTCCTTCAAAATGGACGGTAATTTAATGTCATGGAATAACTACACCTTCCACGTTGGTTTTAACTACAGGGAAGGTATTGTTTTATCTGATATTCACTACAATGATCATGGTAACAACAGACCAATTTTCCACAGACTTTCTTTGTCAGAAATGATTGTTCCTTATGGTTCCCCAGATTTCCCTCATCAAAGAAAGCACGCTTTGGATATCGGTGAATATGGTGCAGGTTATATGACTAATCCTCTATCACTTGGTTGTGATTGTAAGGGTGTTATTCACTATTTGGATGCACATTTCGCTGATAGGGCAGGTGATCCAATTACCGTCAAACATGCAGTTTGCATCCACGAAGAAGACGATGGTTTACTATTCAAGCATTCTGATTTCAGAGATGCATTTGCAACTTCCATCGTAACTAGATCAACTAGATTAATTATTTCTCAGATCTTCACCGCTGCTAATTACGAGTATTGCATCTACTGGAATTTCTTGCAGGACGGAGCTATCCGTTTAGATATTAAATTGACTGGTATATTGAATACTTATCAATTAGATGATGAAGCAGGTGAAACACCAGGTAAATGGGGTTGTAGAGTCTATCCTAATGTTAATGCTCATAACCATCAACACTTGTTTGCTTTAAGAATCCATCCAAGaattgatggtgatggtaaTTCTGTTGCCGTCTCTGATGGTGTTGCTGCTGAAGAACCTGTTGGATCTGTTGAGAACATGTATGGTAACGGATTCTATGCTAAATCTAAGGTCTTTGAAACCGTTCAAGATTCCTTAACTCAATTCCAGAATGGTAGAACTTGGGATATTTTcaatccaaagaagaaaaacgaATATTCTGGTAAACCACCATCGTATAAACTAGTTTCGTTCCAATGTCCTCCTTTGTTCGCAAAGCCTGGTGCTTTAGTTTACAAGAGAGCCCCATGGGCTTCTAATACTATTCAAGTTGTCAAATACGAAGAAGATAGATTGTATCCATCAGGTGATCATGTTCCCCAATGGTCTGGTGATGGTAATGTTGGTATGAGAAAGTGGATTGGTGATGGAACTGATAAAATTACCGATGCTGATATCTTGGTTTATCACACCTTCGGTATTTCACATTTCCCGGCACCTGAAGATTTCCCATTGATGCCTGCAGAGCCAATTACTTTAATGTTGAGACCAAGGCATTTCTTCCTTGAGAATCCCGCATTGGACATTACTCCATCTCATGCAATGACTACTTCTGAAGCAAGAAAAGCGGGAAACGTTGAAGTCGTCAGTCAAACCGACAAGACCTCAAGATATgctttcaaagaaacaccaGGTCAAGGTTGTTGTACTAGATTTAGCAAACCTTGa
- a CDS encoding uncharacterized protein (PKUD0B08740; similar to Saccharomyces cerevisiae YOR287C (RRP36); ancestral locus Anc_8.748): protein MKRSHQEDESVNDYYSDSDSAPEETTARVSTGKPKKTNKHAPKETRNIHRPVSVVRDIPGLEVKNRESGLYGDVRFEKALGKEVDYEVVRKQYAFLDELREKEIAQMESILKDRKMLSRMTDGEIEDLKYRLQSTKSKLETLRRKDKEKEALKRYMREQKKESGGKFLTRAEKRKVVLVDRFENMNTKQKNKSIERKRKRKLGKEMRAMEFRQGNRS from the coding sequence ATGAAGAGAAGCCATCAAGAAGATGAATCTGTGAATGACTACTATAGTGATAGTGATTCTGCGCCTGAGGAAACCACTGCACGAGTAAGTACTGGAAAGCCTAAGAAGACCAACAAGCATGCACCTAAGGAGACGAGGAATATACACAGGCCCGTAAGTGTGGTTCGAGACATTCCTGGACTGGAAGTGAAGAACAGGGAGAGCGGATTATACGGAGATGTAAGGTTTGAGAAAGCGCTTGGAAAGGAAGTGGACTACGAAGTTGTCAGGAAACAATATGCCTTTCTTGACGAGTTACGTGAGAAGGAGATTGCACAGATGGAGAGCATACTTAAAGATAGAAAGATGTTATCGAGAATGACTGATGGGGAGATAGAAGACTTAAAGTATAGGTTACAGAGCACGAAGTCTAAGTTGGAGACTCTAAGGAGAAAAGACAAGGAGAAGGAAGCATTAAAGAGATACATGAGAGagcaaaagaaggagaGTGGAGGTAAATTCTTAACAAGGGCTGAGAAGAGGAAGGTTGTTCTTGTCGACAGGTTTGAGAATATGAAtaccaaacaaaagaataagTCTATtgagagaaagagaaagagaaagttGGGTAAGGAAATGCGTGCAATGGAATTTCGACAAGGCAATAGGAGTTAA
- a CDS encoding uncharacterized protein (PKUD0B08710; similar to Saccharomyces cerevisiae YDL004W (ATP16); ancestral locus Anc_3.213), with amino-acid sequence MFRQSLRTVTKINRLAGVRTYAEAAESLKLSFSMPHDTIFINKEVTQVNVPAVSGQMGILANHVPIVEQLKPGVVEVLEGSNSSKFFVSGGFVSVLPESKIAITSVEAFPLDSFEPSTVKTLLAEAQKKADSSDELAAAEASIEVEVLEALSTALN; translated from the exons ATGTTCAGACAATCCCTAAGAACTGTCACCAAGATCAACAGATTAGCCGGTGTTAGAACCTATGCAGAAGCTGCAGAGAGCTTGAAGTTATCCTTCTCCATGCCTCACGAC ACTATTTTCATTAACAAGGAAGTCACCCAAGTTAATGTTCCAGCTGTTTCCGGTCAAATGGGTATCTTAGCTAATCACGTTCCAATTGTTGAACAATTAAAGCCAGGTGTTGTTGAAGTCTTAGAAGGTTCCAACTCTTCTAAGTTCTTTGTTTCTGGTGGCTTTGTTTCTGTCTTACCAGAGTCTAAGATTGCTATCACTTCTGTCGAAGCTTTCCCATTAGACTCTTTCGAACCATCTACTGTTAAGACTTTATTAGCAGAAGCACAAAAGAAGGCTGATTCTTCTGACGAATTAGCTGCTGCAGAAGCATCTATCGAAGTTGAAGTCTTAGAAGCTTTATCTACTGCTTTAAACTAA
- a CDS encoding uncharacterized protein (PKUD0B08715), which yields MNNPLETAMDNIFISSANILDTLTYRLSSTATSVAVPNNNDTLIAPLVEQLTRDYKVFNQVLDDYGLDLQNCKHIVHSMKMKAEKERIVKEQREKEKLEEQEKLKKLKEQEEFEKQEKLKLQQEKLNEQISANQPKELRNEKASSTNNDDLMMDLDLENFKFDASDGDLLDMGMNINLNFGDALNFPQSNPSGPLQQQVSPPQKQQLQETPLQQNQQNQQNQYQPQQTQQTQQTQQTQQTQQTQYQPKPQQPQQQSPNMPQQYQHPSQNASNDYLNFGEDAELADLNLDFLQNDINIGGSSLMQNNQGNNNIGSDENVDDAQMDELFTQFDDIVNNGI from the coding sequence ATGAACAACCCGTTAGAGACGGCTATGGATAACATTTTTATCAGCTCGGCGAACATATTGGATACGCTTACGTACCGGCTTTCCTCGACTGCCACCAGCGTTGCAGTTCCAAATAATAATGACACCTTGATTGCTCCATTGGTAGAGCAACTAACGAGAGATTACAAGGTTTTCAACCAAGTACTGGACGATTATGGCTTGGACTTACAAAACTGTAAACATATTGTTCATAgtatgaagatgaaggcggaaaaggaaagaatAGTTAAGGAACAACGagagaaggagaagctTGAAGAGCAagagaaactaaaaaagCTAAAggaacaagaagaatttgaaaagcaAGAGAAACTTAAACTGCAGCAAGAAAAACTAAATGAACAGATCAGCGCTAATCAACCAAAGGAACTTAGAAATGAGAAAGCCAGTTCTAcaaataatgatgatttaaTGATGGATTTGGATTTAgagaatttcaaattcgaCGCCTCTGATGGTGACCTTCTAGATATGGGTATGAATATAAATCTGAACTTTGGTGATGCATTGAACTTTCCACAGTCAAATCCTAGTGGTCCgcttcaacaacaagtCTCACCCCCACAAAAACAGCAGCTGCAGGAAACGCCGCTTCAACAGAATCAACAGAATCAACAGAATCAATACCAGCCTCAACAGACTCAACAGACTCAACAAACTCAACAGACTCAACAGACTCAACAGACTCAATATCAACCTAAACCTCAGCAACCGCAACAGCAATCGCCAAATATGCCgcaacaatatcaacatcCATCGCAAAACGCTTCTAATGATTATCTGAACTTTGGAGAAGATGCAGAACTAGCTGATTTGaatcttgattttttgCAGAATGATATAAATATTGGTGGTTCTAGTTTGATGCAAAATAACCAAGGGAACAATAACATAGGGAGtgatgaaaatgttgatgatgcaCAAATGGATGAACTATTTACCcaatttgatgatattgtcAATAACGGCATTTAA
- a CDS encoding uncharacterized protein (PKUD0B08750; similar to Saccharomyces cerevisiae YHL012W (YHL012W) and YKL035W (UGP1); ancestral locus Anc_2.546) encodes MKFMKFPLRNSLRRSNAAFSFIMSHVSPVLLLFSSLSFLDPSPSSKAMSKHVKSQSTRAFENTSTNVAASQMRNHLNSLVDSVPESVPAEERQRFENEMDSFFALFRRYINEKSSVSNTLDWDKITSPSVDEVVSYKGLEENLNHPKNFDKLAVLKLNGGLGTSMGCVGPKSVIEVREGQSFLDLSVRQIEFLNKTYDTDVPLLLMNSFNTDRDTELIVKKYQSHRIRIKTFNQSRFPRIFKDNLLPVPSSYDDRLDAWYPPGHGDLFESLVSSGILDQLLNEGKEVLFVSNGDNLGATVDSKILNHMIETGSEYIMELTDKTRADVKGGTLINYEGSVRLLEIAQVPKDHVEDFKSIKKFTNFNTNNLWINLRAIKRLVESNSLQLEIIPNIKSIKIGNSDINVIQLETAVGAAIRYFNYAHGVVVPRSRFLPVKTCSDLFLVKSDLFNLQHGTLKMDPSRFGGAPLIKLGSHFKKVSDFQNRISHMPKIIELDHLTVTGNVTFGKNVQLKGTVIIVCSDGSKIDIPNGSVLENVVITGNLQILEH; translated from the coding sequence atgaaattcatgaagTTTCCATTGAGGAATTCGCTGAGACGCTCAAATGCTGCCTTTTCGTTTATAATGAGCCATGTTTCCCCTGTTTTACTgttgttttcaagtttGTCTTTCTTGGATCCTTCGCCATCTAGCAAAGCAATGTCGAAACACGTCAAGAGTCAGTCTACTAGAGCCTTTGAAAACACATCCACCAATGTGGCAGCGTCTCAAATGAGGAATCACTTGAATTCCCTCGTTGATTCTGTCCCAGAGTCCGTCCCAGCTGAGGAAAGgcaaagatttgaaaatgaaatggATTCCTTCTTTGCGTTGTTCAGAAGGTACATCAATGAGAAGTCATCTGTCTCCAACACCCTAGACTGGGATAAAATCACGTCTCCTTCTGTCGATGAGGTTGTCTCCTACAAGGGATTAGAGGAGAATTTGAATCACCCCAAGAATTTCGACAAGTTGGCcgttttgaaattgaatggTGGTTTAGGTACTTCGATGGGTTGTGTTGGTCCAAAGTCGGTTATTGAGGTGAGAGAGGGCCAATCTTTTCTTGACTTATCCGTTAGACAAATTGAATTTCTAAATAAAACTTATGACACTGATGTTCCTCTCTTGTTGATGAACTCCTTTAATACCGACAGAGACACAGAATTGATTGTCAAGAAATACCAGTCTCATAGAATTAGGATCAAGACATTCAATCAATCTAGATTTCCAaggattttcaaagataacTTATTACCGGTACCTTCGTCTTATGATGATAGACTTGATGCTTGGTATCCTCCAGGTCATGGTGACTTGTTTGAGAGTTTGGTTTCTTCCGGTATCTTGGACCAATTGTTGAATGAGGGTAAAGAAGTTTTATTTGTATCTAATGGTGATAACTTGGGTGCAACTGTTGATtctaaaattttaaatCATATGATTGAAACTGGATCTGAGTATATCATGGAATTGACCGATAAAACTAGAGCCGATGTTAAAGGTGGTACCTTGATCAACTATGAAGGCTCTGTTAGATTGTTGGAAATTGCTCAAGTGCCAAAAGATcatgttgaagatttcaaatctattaaaaaattcaccaatttcaataCAAATAATCTTTGGATCAATTTGAGAGCTATTAAAAGGTTGGTTGAATCTAACTCTTTACAATTGGAAATCATTCCAAACATTAAATCAATTAAAATTGGCAACTCAGATATCAATGTCATTCAACTAGAAACAGCTGTTGGTGCTGCAATTAGATATTTCAATTACGCCCATGGTGTTGTTGTCCCAAGATCGAGATTCTTGCCTGTGAAGACCTGTTCTGATTTGTTTTTAGTTAAGTCTGATTTGTTTAACTTACAACATGGTACCCTAAAGATGGATCCTTCCAGATTTGGCGGCGCACCTTTGATCAAATTGGGTTCCCACTTTAAGAAAGTCTctgatttccaaaatagGATCTCTCACATGCCTAAAATTATTGAATTGGATCATTTGACTGTTACTGGTAATGTCACGTTTGGTAAAAATGTTCAATTGAAAGGAACCGTTATTATTGTTTGTTCTGATGGCTCTAAAATCGATATTCCAAATGGCTCAGTTCTCGAAAATGTGGTCATCACTGGTAACCTCCAAATTTTGGAACATTGA
- a CDS encoding uncharacterized protein (PKUD0B08760; similar to Saccharomyces cerevisiae YBR195C (MSI1); ancestral locus Anc_8.548), whose product MDTYTTWKKNARLLYRQLHTSALLWPSPSVDWLPDTLDPNGRYPQHRILLGTESNLVNATESLLITGTSLPNFQHPSFHEVGNFDYSSELNEFRSSLPIEKQRHTNELIRPTGPAGTAGTVPPRERLNPQSTETSELQTQLHSIAAGTSADAAADLGGDMQQQAHVSNSIGLIQRIPHCGDITTIRHCPQNPDLIATASSNGKARVFDRTRKPLGLTNTETYEDTADIVFDFHSDDLWTVAWNHVKAYTLATGANDSTIAIWDLNRQFTSPESKNSTCTMTSPHKVFANVHQDGVNSVAWIPTHDSLLLSAGEDGNCRLWDTRGKCDSAVVELASCNVSVNSIDIDKAHPFSFAAGDSAGHIHFMDLRQTSSPLTTKKDTHSSSVTVVKYHPSKSILATASMDSTAVLWSPLSEPLFTHRGHILPVNDLAFAPLQERILVATASNDNSVHVWEPLLE is encoded by the coding sequence ATGGACACCTACACGACGTGGAAGAAGAACGCCCGCTTGCTCTATCGCCAGCTTCACACGTCGGCACTATTATGGCCGTCGCCAAGTGTCGACTGGCTTCCCGACACGCTTGATCCTAATGGAAGGTACCCACAACATCGGATCTTGCTAGGCACCGAATCCAATTTGGTGAATGCGACTGAATCTCTGCTCATCACGGGGACGAGTCTCCCCAATTTCCAGCATCCGTCATTTCACGAGGTGGGGAACTTTGACTATTCGAGTGAGCTCAATGAGTTTCGTTCATCGTTACCCATTGAGAAACAGAGACACACCAACGAGCTTATAAGGCCAACAGGCCCGGCCGGGACGGCCGGGACGGTGCCGCCAAGAGAACGGCTGAACCCTCAATCTACAGAGACATCAGAGTTACAAACACAGCTGCACTCTATAGCGGCCGGAACATCAGCAGATGCTGCTGCTGACCTTGGAGGAGACATGCAGCAGCAAGCCCATGTGAGCAATTCCATAGGCCTTATACAGAGAATCCCCCATTGTGGAGACATAACGACCATAAGACACTGTCCACAGAATCCGGATCTTATAGCTACTGCGTCCAGTAATGGTAAGGCAAGGGTATTTGATCGTACACGGAAACCACTGGGACTTACAAACACAGAAACATACGAGGACACCGCCGACATTGTTTTTGACTTTCACAGTGACGATCTGTGGACTGTTGCTTGGAACCACGTGAAGGCATACACTCTTGCCACGGGGGCCAATGACAGCACCATTGCAATATGGGATCTCAACAGACAGTTCACCTCACCGGAGAGCAAAAACTCGACTTGCACAATGACAAGCCCACATAAGGTATTTGCCAATGTTCACCAAGATGGTGTCAACTCGGTAGCATGGATCCCCACCCACGATTCCCTGTTGCTCTCGGCGGGGGAAGACGGGAATTGCAGACTCTGGGACACTAGGGGGAAATGCGACTCTGCAGTAGTGGAACTGGCGTCTTGCAACGTCTCTGTAAACTCCATTGATATCGATAAAGCCCATCCGTTCTCGTTTGCAGCCGGTGACAGTGCCGGCCACATCCACTTCATGGACCTCCGCCAAACTTCCTCCCCCTTGACGACAAAGAAAGACACCCATTCCTCCTCGGTAACGGTTGTCAAATACCACCCTTCCAAGAGTATACTGGCCACAGCGTCAATGGATTCAACTGCAGTCCTTTGGTCGCCGCTCTCAGAACCGCTCTTCACCCACAGGGGCCATATACTCCCCGTGAATGATCTTGCCTTTGCCCCATTGCAAGAGCGGATACTCGTGGCAACGGCCTCTAACGATAACTCCGTCCATGTATGGGAGCCTCTCCTTGAATGA